A single region of the Streptomyces caelestis genome encodes:
- a CDS encoding siderophore-interacting protein, whose amino-acid sequence MGQGRGWEGAVLRLLRAKDFVFTVTGAEDVTPDYRRLRFTDGGLLAAAGVHPTMWVRLWFDNAGRPHQRAYTLVDPDPAAGTFSLEFALHEGCASDWARAAKPGDTIEATVQGTGFEHPDPAPSHVFAVGDPASLPAINSLLEALGSAPATVWFEGGDDDLPFRTDPARHELRNVPRQDSGAHLVDQVKADLPGLLRGTSDPYVWIACDTATTRSLAAYVRKELGLPKQRVHALGYWRAT is encoded by the coding sequence ATGGGGCAGGGGCGGGGCTGGGAGGGCGCGGTCCTCAGACTGCTGCGTGCGAAGGATTTCGTGTTCACCGTGACCGGCGCGGAGGACGTCACCCCGGACTACCGGCGGCTGCGCTTCACCGACGGCGGTCTGCTCGCGGCGGCCGGCGTGCACCCGACCATGTGGGTCCGCCTGTGGTTCGACAACGCGGGCAGGCCCCACCAGCGGGCCTACACCCTGGTCGACCCGGACCCGGCGGCCGGGACGTTCAGCCTGGAGTTCGCCCTGCACGAGGGCTGCGCCAGCGACTGGGCCAGGGCGGCGAAGCCCGGCGACACCATCGAGGCGACCGTCCAGGGCACCGGCTTCGAGCACCCCGACCCCGCCCCCTCCCACGTCTTCGCCGTCGGCGACCCGGCGTCGCTGCCGGCCATCAACTCCCTGCTGGAGGCACTGGGTTCCGCGCCGGCCACCGTCTGGTTCGAGGGCGGCGACGACGATCTGCCCTTCCGCACCGACCCGGCCCGCCACGAGCTGCGCAACGTACCGCGCCAGGACTCCGGCGCCCACCTGGTCGACCAGGTGAAGGCGGACCTGCCCGGCCTGCTGCGGGGCACTTCCGACCCGTACGTCTGGATCGCCTGCGACACGGCGACGACCCGGTCGCTCGCGGCCTACGTCCGCAAGGAACTGGGCCTGCCCAAGCAGCGGGTGCACGCGCTGGGCTACTGGCGGGCCACGTAA
- a CDS encoding HhH-GPD-type base excision DNA repair protein, translated as MDVTLHLAQDPEADALLGRSPLAALVGMLLDQQIPMEWAFKGPATLAQRLGTDDLDAHEIAVHEPEAFAALLSQKPAVHRYPGSMAKRIQQLCQYLVEHYDGDAEAVWKDAATGKELLKRLAELPGFGKQKAQIFLALLGKQLGVQPPGWREAAGSYGEPKSFRSVADITGPESLAKVRAHKQEMKAAAKAAKATGK; from the coding sequence ATGGACGTCACTCTTCACCTCGCCCAGGACCCCGAGGCCGACGCGCTGCTCGGGCGCAGTCCGCTCGCCGCGCTGGTCGGGATGCTGCTCGACCAGCAGATCCCGATGGAGTGGGCGTTCAAGGGTCCGGCGACCCTCGCCCAGCGGCTGGGCACGGACGACCTGGACGCGCACGAGATCGCCGTGCACGAACCCGAGGCCTTCGCCGCGCTGCTCTCCCAGAAGCCGGCGGTGCACCGCTACCCGGGCTCCATGGCCAAGCGGATCCAGCAGCTGTGCCAGTACCTCGTCGAGCACTACGACGGTGACGCCGAGGCCGTCTGGAAGGACGCCGCCACCGGCAAGGAACTGCTGAAGCGGCTGGCCGAACTGCCCGGCTTCGGCAAGCAGAAGGCCCAGATCTTCCTCGCCCTGCTCGGCAAGCAGCTCGGGGTGCAGCCGCCGGGCTGGCGCGAGGCCGCGGGCTCCTACGGCGAGCCGAAGTCCTTCCGCTCGGTCGCCGACATCACCGGCCCCGAGTCGCTGGCCAAGGTACGTGCCCACAAACAGGAGATGAAGGCGGCGGCGAAGGCCGCGAAGGCAACCGGAAAGTAG
- a CDS encoding HdeD family acid-resistance protein, whose protein sequence is MPRPPQGLEPHVPQGPGPDGPHTHERPGHAPPGPHAPAPPGAQGHWPHDPHAPRGAGTSQASHTPSPPAGGHEPESSFPSPLRQLSRAAWQAVLVTGITSLVLGLLVLVWPGASLFAAGVLFGLYLLVSGVLQLASAFGTHRTTALRVLAFISGTLSILLGLFCFRRPMQSILLLALWIGIGWLFRGITQTLAAAHDPAMPARGWQIFLGILTVVAGIVLIDAPFESVAVLTLVGGCWLLAVGAVEIVTALRIRSRRTPSERISQPVG, encoded by the coding sequence GTGCCCCGTCCACCCCAGGGCTTGGAACCCCACGTCCCCCAGGGCCCGGGCCCGGACGGCCCCCACACCCACGAACGGCCCGGTCACGCCCCTCCCGGCCCGCACGCCCCGGCCCCACCCGGCGCACAGGGCCACTGGCCGCACGACCCGCACGCGCCCCGGGGCGCCGGCACCTCCCAGGCGTCGCACACTCCGAGCCCGCCCGCCGGCGGTCACGAGCCGGAATCCTCCTTCCCAAGCCCCCTTCGGCAGCTCTCCCGCGCCGCCTGGCAAGCCGTGCTGGTCACCGGGATCACCTCCCTCGTGCTGGGGCTCCTCGTCCTGGTCTGGCCGGGCGCGTCCCTGTTCGCCGCCGGGGTGCTGTTCGGGCTGTATCTACTCGTCAGCGGGGTCCTCCAGCTCGCCTCCGCCTTCGGCACTCACCGGACGACAGCGCTGCGCGTCCTGGCGTTCATCAGCGGCACGCTCTCGATCCTGCTCGGCCTGTTCTGCTTCCGCCGCCCCATGCAGTCGATCCTGCTGCTCGCCCTGTGGATCGGCATCGGCTGGCTGTTCCGCGGCATCACCCAGACCCTGGCCGCCGCCCACGACCCGGCGATGCCCGCCCGGGGCTGGCAGATCTTCCTCGGGATCCTCACCGTCGTCGCGGGCATCGTCCTCATCGACGCGCCCTTCGAGTCCGTCGCCGTCCTCACCCTGGTCGGCGGCTGCTGGCTGCTCGCGGTCGGCGCCGTCGAGATCGTCACGGCCCTGCGCATCCGGAGCCGCCGTACGCCGAGCGAGCGGATCTCGCAGCCGGTGGGATGA
- a CDS encoding type II toxin-antitoxin system VapB family antitoxin: MIFKRIGNGRPYPDHGRDSTRQWADVAPRPVRLDQLVTTKQQLDLETLLAEDSTFYGDLFAHVVKWQGDLYLEDGLHRAVRAALQQRQVLHARVLELD; the protein is encoded by the coding sequence GTGATCTTCAAGCGCATCGGAAACGGCCGGCCGTACCCCGACCACGGCCGGGACAGCACCCGGCAGTGGGCGGACGTCGCGCCGCGCCCGGTCCGCCTCGATCAGCTCGTGACGACCAAACAGCAGCTCGATCTCGAGACGCTCCTCGCCGAGGACTCCACGTTCTACGGCGACCTCTTCGCGCACGTCGTGAAGTGGCAGGGCGACCTGTACCTGGAGGACGGCCTGCACCGCGCGGTGCGGGCGGCGCTCCAGCAGCGCCAGGTGCTGCACGCGCGCGTGCTCGAGCTCGACTGA
- a CDS encoding LytR C-terminal domain-containing protein, translating to MGGKYRIKGNKYPRMRRPRRRGRLVGLVVASAAVLGVGGWGAWQLVDVFTGGGRKASAAGSGTECGPETKASPSPSAKPLPEPRAITVNVFNATTRSGLAKKTADELKKRGFKIGDVGNATKQYDKKVKGPGVLLGPASALDTSLPVLGTQLPGAERRSEAARKGAAVDLVIGDGFKELAKKPDADRALTKLARPEPAPSSKKDC from the coding sequence ATGGGCGGCAAGTACCGCATCAAGGGAAACAAGTACCCGCGGATGCGCCGGCCCCGGCGGCGCGGCAGGCTCGTCGGCCTCGTCGTCGCCTCCGCCGCCGTGCTCGGCGTGGGCGGCTGGGGCGCGTGGCAGCTCGTCGACGTCTTCACCGGCGGCGGCAGAAAGGCTTCGGCGGCCGGCAGCGGGACGGAGTGCGGCCCCGAGACCAAGGCGAGCCCCTCGCCCAGCGCCAAGCCTCTGCCCGAACCGCGCGCGATCACCGTCAACGTGTTCAACGCCACCACCCGCAGCGGCCTGGCCAAGAAGACCGCCGACGAGCTGAAAAAGCGCGGCTTCAAGATCGGCGACGTGGGCAACGCGACCAAGCAGTACGACAAGAAGGTGAAGGGCCCCGGCGTACTGCTCGGCCCCGCCTCCGCCCTCGACACCTCACTGCCGGTGCTCGGCACGCAGCTCCCGGGCGCCGAACGGCGTAGCGAGGCGGCCCGCAAGGGCGCTGCCGTCGACCTCGTCATCGGTGACGGCTTCAAGGAGCTGGCGAAGAAGCCGGACGCCGACCGGGCCCTGACCAAGCTGGCCAGGCCCGAGCCGGCGCCGTCGTCGAAGAAGGACTGCTGA
- the upp gene encoding uracil phosphoribosyltransferase, producing the protein MRLHVVDHPLVAHKLTTLRDQRTDSATFRRLADELVTLLAYEATRDVRTEQVDLQTPVATTTGVKLSHPRPLVVPILRAGLGMLDGMVRLLPTAEVGFLGMIRNEETLQASTYATRMPEDLSGRQVYVLDPMLATGGTLVAAIQELIRRGADDVTAVVLLAAPEGVEVMERELAGTPVTVVTASVDERLNEHGYIVPGLGDAGDRMYGSAE; encoded by the coding sequence ATGCGTCTCCACGTCGTCGACCACCCCCTGGTCGCCCACAAGCTCACCACGCTGCGCGACCAGCGCACCGACTCCGCGACCTTCCGCCGTCTCGCCGACGAGCTGGTCACCCTGCTCGCCTACGAGGCCACGCGCGACGTGCGCACCGAACAGGTCGACCTCCAGACGCCGGTGGCCACGACCACGGGTGTGAAGCTGTCCCACCCGCGTCCACTGGTGGTGCCGATCCTGCGGGCCGGCCTCGGCATGCTGGACGGCATGGTCCGGCTGCTGCCGACCGCCGAGGTGGGCTTCCTCGGCATGATCCGCAACGAGGAGACGCTCCAGGCCTCCACGTACGCCACGCGTATGCCGGAGGACCTGTCGGGACGGCAGGTGTACGTGCTCGACCCGATGCTCGCCACCGGCGGCACGCTGGTCGCGGCGATCCAGGAGCTGATCCGGCGCGGCGCCGACGACGTGACCGCCGTGGTGCTGCTGGCCGCGCCGGAGGGCGTCGAGGTCATGGAGCGCGAGCTGGCGGGCACCCCGGTGACGGTCGTGACCGCGTCGGTCGACGAGCGCCTGAACGAGCACGGCTACATCGTGCCGGGCCTCGGTGACGCGGGCGACCGGATGTACGGGTCGGCCGAGTAG
- a CDS encoding tRNA adenosine deaminase-associated protein — protein MYFAALLARTEDGWEASDTELDDVETLSDLADLAREASPDEDTVLVLIEQEDAWFGVVRVDGEEDPRIYVSDAAAAARSSYGEILLTDELLGRDPDDGDDLDALDLDGTEDGDSDDDEADDGDPVAGTGEAVPHGPVGDAQILDDLGVSEKELRSLATDAVTEIAEALGASETLETVR, from the coding sequence GTGTACTTCGCCGCACTGCTCGCGCGCACCGAAGACGGGTGGGAAGCGAGCGACACAGAGCTCGACGATGTGGAAACCCTGTCGGATCTGGCCGACCTGGCCCGTGAAGCCTCCCCCGACGAGGACACGGTGCTCGTGCTCATCGAGCAGGAGGACGCCTGGTTCGGAGTCGTCCGCGTGGACGGCGAGGAGGACCCTCGCATCTACGTCTCGGACGCCGCCGCCGCTGCCCGCAGCAGCTACGGCGAGATCCTGCTCACCGACGAGCTGCTCGGACGCGATCCGGACGACGGGGACGACCTGGACGCCCTCGACCTCGACGGCACCGAGGACGGTGATTCCGACGACGACGAGGCCGACGACGGCGACCCGGTCGCCGGAACGGGCGAGGCCGTGCCGCACGGCCCGGTCGGCGACGCCCAGATCCTGGACGACCTCGGCGTGAGCGAGAAGGAGCTGCGCTCGCTGGCGACGGACGCCGTCACGGAGATCGCCGAGGCCCTCGGCGCCTCGGAGACCCTGGAGACCGTCCGCTGA
- the tadA gene encoding tRNA adenosine(34) deaminase TadA, giving the protein MRLALAEAAEAVRGGDVPVGAVVLAPDGTSVLAAGHNEREAGGDPTAHAEVLALRRAAAGLGRWRLAGCTLVVTLEPCTMCAGAIQQSRVDRLVYGARDEKAGAAGSLWDLLRDRRLNHRPEVVEGVLAEECAQVLTEFFRGR; this is encoded by the coding sequence ATGCGACTCGCCCTGGCCGAGGCCGCCGAGGCCGTCCGGGGCGGGGACGTCCCCGTCGGCGCCGTCGTGCTGGCCCCGGACGGCACGAGCGTGCTCGCGGCCGGACACAACGAACGCGAGGCCGGCGGCGACCCGACGGCCCACGCGGAGGTCCTCGCCCTGCGGCGGGCCGCTGCCGGACTCGGCCGGTGGCGGCTCGCCGGCTGCACCCTCGTGGTGACGCTGGAGCCCTGCACCATGTGCGCGGGCGCGATCCAGCAGTCCCGCGTCGACCGGCTCGTCTACGGCGCCCGCGACGAGAAGGCCGGCGCGGCCGGTTCCCTCTGGGACCTCCTCCGCGACCGGCGGCTCAATCACCGGCCCGAGGTGGTCGAGGGCGTGCTCGCCGAGGAGTGCGCACAGGTGCTCACCGAGTTCTTCCGCGGCCGCTGA
- a CDS encoding Dabb family protein yields MIRHLVLFKLNEGVERDDPRVVKGVEAFRALDGTIPEIRFWELGWNVSDRPIAHDFAINSAFDDADALRRYVEHPDHQAGVALWREFATWVIADYEF; encoded by the coding sequence ATGATCCGCCACCTGGTCCTCTTCAAGCTGAACGAGGGCGTCGAGCGCGACGACCCGCGGGTCGTGAAGGGCGTCGAGGCCTTCCGCGCCCTCGACGGCACGATCCCCGAGATCCGCTTCTGGGAGCTCGGCTGGAACGTCAGCGACCGTCCCATCGCCCATGACTTCGCCATCAACTCGGCCTTCGACGACGCGGACGCGCTGCGCCGGTACGTGGAACATCCCGACCACCAGGCGGGTGTCGCGCTGTGGCGCGAGTTCGCCACGTGGGTGATCGCCGACTACGAGTTCTGA
- a CDS encoding RNA polymerase sigma factor SigF, translated as MEESTDGLTDDEVELTVLASTAPQAPSSEPAPQRSRGADTRALTQVLFAQLKELQPGTPEHDRVRGALIEANLPLVRYAAARFRSRNEPMEDVVQVGTIGLINAIDRFDPDRGVQFPTFAMPTVIGEIKRYFRDNVRTVHVPRRLHELWVQVNSATEDLTTAFGRTPTTAEIAERLRITEDEVLSCIEAGRSYHATSLEAAQEGDGLPGLLDRLGYEDPALDGVEHRDLVRHLLVQLPEREQRILLLRYYSNLTQSQISAELGVSQMHVSRLLARSFQRLRSANRIDA; from the coding sequence ATGGAAGAGTCGACGGACGGGTTGACGGATGACGAGGTGGAGTTGACCGTGCTGGCCAGTACCGCACCTCAGGCACCATCCTCGGAACCGGCTCCACAGCGGAGCCGCGGCGCCGACACCCGCGCCCTCACGCAGGTTCTCTTCGCACAACTCAAGGAGCTCCAGCCGGGGACGCCGGAGCACGACCGGGTGCGCGGGGCGCTCATCGAGGCCAACCTCCCGCTCGTGCGCTACGCGGCCGCCCGGTTCCGCTCCCGCAACGAGCCGATGGAGGACGTCGTCCAGGTCGGCACCATCGGGCTCATCAACGCCATCGACCGCTTCGACCCGGACCGGGGTGTGCAGTTCCCGACGTTCGCGATGCCGACGGTGATCGGCGAGATCAAGCGCTACTTCCGCGACAACGTCCGCACGGTCCATGTGCCGCGCCGGCTGCACGAGCTGTGGGTACAGGTCAACAGCGCGACCGAGGACCTCACGACGGCCTTCGGGCGCACCCCGACCACGGCCGAGATCGCCGAGCGGCTGCGCATCACCGAGGACGAGGTGCTGTCCTGCATCGAGGCCGGGCGGTCGTATCACGCGACCTCCCTGGAGGCCGCGCAGGAGGGCGACGGGCTGCCGGGGCTGCTGGACCGGCTCGGCTACGAGGATCCCGCGCTGGACGGGGTGGAGCACCGGGATCTCGTACGGCATCTGCTCGTACAACTGCCCGAAAGGGAGCAGCGGATCCTGCTGCTGCGGTACTACAGCAATCTCACGCAGTCTCAGATCAGTGCGGAACTCGGTGTCTCGCAGATGCATGTCTCGCGGTTGCTCGCGCGTAGCTTCCAGCGGTTGCGGTCTGCGAACCGGATCGACGCGTAG
- a CDS encoding RNA polymerase sigma factor SigF, with product MSAEQGSSKVLTLAESDKAPHALDSLGPIDAVPAELVTEPAPALVATGAIDTRTLSRSLFLRLAALDEDSPERAYVRDTLIELNLPLVRYAAARFRSRNEPMEDIVQVGTIGLIKAIDRFDCERGVEFPTFAMPTVVGEIKRFFRDTSWSVRVPRRLQELRLALTKASDELSQKLDRSPTVTELASVLGVSEEDVVDGLAVGNAYTASSLDSPAPEDDGGEGSLADRLGYEDSALEGVEYRESLKPLLAKLPPRERQIIMLRFFANMTQSQIGEEVGISQMHVSRLLTRTLAQLREGLISD from the coding sequence ATGTCCGCAGAACAGGGCAGCTCGAAGGTGCTCACGCTCGCGGAGAGCGACAAAGCTCCCCATGCTCTCGACTCACTCGGCCCCATCGACGCCGTTCCGGCCGAGCTCGTGACCGAGCCCGCGCCGGCGCTTGTGGCCACGGGGGCCATCGACACCCGCACCCTGTCCCGCTCCCTGTTCCTGCGGCTGGCCGCGCTCGACGAGGACAGCCCCGAGCGTGCGTACGTCCGTGACACGCTGATCGAGCTCAATCTGCCGCTGGTGCGGTACGCGGCGGCGCGGTTCCGCTCCCGCAACGAGCCGATGGAGGACATCGTCCAGGTCGGCACGATCGGGCTGATCAAGGCGATCGACCGGTTCGACTGCGAACGGGGCGTCGAGTTCCCCACGTTCGCGATGCCAACCGTCGTGGGCGAGATCAAGCGGTTCTTCCGCGACACGTCGTGGTCGGTGCGGGTGCCGCGCCGGCTTCAGGAGCTGCGGCTGGCCCTGACGAAGGCCAGTGACGAGCTCTCGCAGAAGCTGGACCGCTCGCCGACGGTCACCGAACTCGCGTCGGTGCTCGGGGTGTCCGAGGAGGACGTCGTCGACGGGCTGGCGGTGGGGAACGCGTACACGGCGTCCTCGCTGGACTCCCCGGCGCCGGAGGACGACGGCGGCGAGGGCTCGCTGGCGGATCGGCTGGGGTACGAGGACAGCGCCCTGGAGGGCGTCGAGTACCGGGAGTCGCTGAAGCCGCTGCTGGCCAAACTGCCGCCCCGTGAGCGGCAGATCATCATGCTGCGGTTCTTCGCGAACATGACCCAGTCGCAGATCGGCGAGGAGGTCGGCATCTCACAGATGCACGTGTCCCGCCTGCTGACGAGGACCCTGGCGCAACTGAGGGAAGGCCTCATCTCGGACTGA
- a CDS encoding MarR family winged helix-turn-helix transcriptional regulator, translating to MAERAQYEELVRQFSAFGAVKRELGRTMPADCPGGSAAVLTLLGRHGDMRMSKLAELLAVDMSVTSRHVAHVVARGWIERSPDPADKRSRILRLTPAGHAQLDELSRRTTEVLAERLSDWTDEDVGRLTDLMARLRESFDCRPAPRAAPPAVAQTTRTPAST from the coding sequence ATGGCCGAGAGGGCGCAGTACGAAGAGCTGGTCCGCCAGTTCAGTGCCTTCGGTGCCGTGAAGCGGGAGCTCGGCCGGACCATGCCGGCCGACTGCCCCGGCGGTTCGGCGGCCGTTCTGACTCTGCTCGGCCGCCACGGCGACATGCGCATGAGCAAGCTCGCCGAGCTGCTCGCGGTGGACATGTCGGTCACCAGCCGCCATGTCGCGCACGTCGTGGCCAGGGGCTGGATCGAACGCTCCCCCGACCCCGCGGACAAGCGCTCCCGCATCCTGCGCCTCACGCCCGCGGGCCACGCACAGCTCGACGAGCTGTCCCGTCGGACCACCGAGGTCCTCGCCGAGCGCCTGAGCGACTGGACCGACGAGGACGTCGGCCGGCTCACGGACCTGATGGCGCGGCTGAGGGAGAGCTTCGACTGCCGGCCCGCGCCCCGGGCGGCACC